The Halosimplex litoreum genome has a window encoding:
- a CDS encoding ABC transporter permease, producing the protein MSEDSTADATAGAAAGERGTTDRGVGDRLRSLRAVAQRAFDTVVRTRAYLALALVYGLAVVALPLAGGVGGYLPLVLDLSTPVEVLVPLVAFGFGTWSVLADAASGELDAIRTFPVDRSTYVLGTFLGRAVGLLVAVLAPLVALGVSVPFVREPSTAVFVSHATVDSPTFFARFVALTAAYALVSLALAMAVSSLARSRRAAVAAAVVVALAAVVGVDALVVLGLAQGVVGPDTLAVALGLSPTGAFRGLVLSTATGGIVSTGPPAADVATSLVGLLGWFAVGLAVATLGAWSPGRR; encoded by the coding sequence ATGAGTGAGGACTCGACGGCCGACGCGACGGCTGGGGCCGCCGCCGGCGAGCGCGGCACCACCGACCGTGGCGTCGGCGACCGGCTCCGGTCGCTTCGGGCGGTCGCCCAGCGGGCGTTCGACACCGTCGTCCGGACGCGAGCGTACCTCGCGCTGGCGCTCGTCTACGGGCTCGCCGTCGTCGCGCTCCCGCTGGCGGGCGGCGTCGGCGGGTACCTCCCGCTCGTCCTCGACCTGTCGACGCCGGTGGAGGTGCTCGTACCGCTGGTCGCCTTCGGGTTCGGGACCTGGAGCGTCCTCGCGGACGCGGCGAGCGGGGAACTCGACGCGATCCGGACCTTCCCGGTCGACCGCTCGACGTACGTCCTCGGGACGTTCCTCGGTCGCGCGGTCGGGCTGCTCGTCGCAGTCCTCGCGCCGCTGGTGGCGCTGGGCGTCTCGGTCCCGTTCGTCCGGGAGCCGTCGACGGCCGTGTTCGTCTCTCACGCCACGGTCGACTCGCCGACGTTCTTCGCGCGGTTCGTCGCGCTGACGGCCGCCTACGCGCTCGTCTCGCTCGCACTCGCGATGGCCGTCTCGTCGCTCGCCCGCTCGCGCCGCGCCGCCGTCGCGGCCGCCGTCGTCGTCGCGCTGGCGGCCGTCGTCGGTGTCGACGCGCTGGTGGTTCTGGGGCTGGCTCAGGGGGTCGTCGGCCCGGACACGCTCGCGGTCGCGCTGGGGCTGAGCCCGACCGGTGCGTTCCGCGGCCTGGTCCTGTCGACCGCGACCGGCGGGATCGTCTCGACCGGGCCGCCCGCCGCGGACGTCGCGACGAGTCTCGTCGGTCTCCTCGGGTGGTTCGCCGTCGGACTCGCCGTCGCCACGCTGGGTGCGTGGTCGCCCGGTAGGCGGTGA
- a CDS encoding helix-turn-helix domain-containing protein: protein MREFVFTLTYETGVDPLMDTLAAAPEARSTALVCPGSESEVWRLDRVTGPQETVERAAALIADENRDLISVSDRGCAGRRYSDVLSVSARRAVVYTRVSEATRCDAVSLIARRYLTGGVFAEVTRRGSEARWRILMESDEKVGMLYDTVGGTLREGITYRFEHLEDATESPSNPFASLSLRPEQRQVLELAAEMGYYETPRETTLDDLAAELDCPRSTVSYRLRRAEAELVAGFISTT, encoded by the coding sequence ATGCGGGAGTTCGTCTTCACGCTGACGTACGAGACGGGGGTCGACCCGCTGATGGACACGCTCGCGGCCGCGCCGGAAGCGCGGTCGACGGCGCTGGTCTGTCCGGGCTCCGAGTCGGAGGTATGGCGGCTCGACAGGGTCACGGGCCCGCAGGAGACGGTCGAGCGGGCAGCGGCGCTGATCGCCGACGAGAACCGTGATCTGATCTCGGTCAGCGACCGCGGCTGCGCGGGGCGTCGATACAGTGACGTGCTCTCGGTGTCGGCGCGGCGGGCCGTCGTGTACACTCGCGTCTCCGAGGCGACCCGCTGTGACGCCGTCTCGCTGATCGCCAGGCGATATCTCACCGGCGGCGTCTTCGCGGAGGTGACCCGCCGCGGGTCCGAAGCGCGCTGGCGGATCCTCATGGAGAGCGACGAGAAGGTCGGGATGCTCTACGACACGGTCGGCGGAACGCTCAGGGAGGGGATCACCTACCGGTTCGAGCACCTCGAAGACGCCACGGAGTCGCCGTCGAACCCGTTCGCGTCGCTGTCGCTCCGGCCCGAGCAGCGACAGGTGCTCGAACTGGCCGCGGAGATGGGATACTACGAGACCCCACGGGAGACGACGCTCGACGATCTGGCGGCCGAACTGGACTGCCCGCGGTCGACCGTCTCCTATCGGCTCAGGCGCGCCGAGGCGGAACTCGTGGCCGGATTCATCTCGACGACCTGA